One Vitis vinifera cultivar Pinot Noir 40024 chromosome 8, ASM3070453v1 genomic window carries:
- the LOC100259891 gene encoding probable carboxylesterase 15: MDSAPHLVEDFQGLLQVYSDGSVLRSTTFPFHIPLHDDGSVVWKDSLFHKHHNLHLRLYKTAVSPTKGNLPILYYFHGGGFCVGSRTWPNCHNCCLRLASGLGALVVAPDFRLAPEHRLPAAVEDAVSSLKWLQGQAVSEDCEEWLSEGVDLDRVFVVGDSSGGNMAHQVAVQMGAGLLELEPIRVRGFVLMAPFFGGTVRTRSEEGPSDTMFNLELFDRFWRLSIPEGGTADHPLVNPFGPCSPSLEPLKLNPILVVVGGNELLKDRAEQYAKRLKEMGKGIEYVEFKGEGHGFFTNDPYSDAATAVLPVIKRFITQNS, from the exons ATGGACTCTGCACCTCATCTAGTGGAAGACTTCCAGGGTCTCCTCCAAGTCTACAGCGACGGTTCTGTCCTCCGCTCCACCACTTTTCCCTTCCACATTCCCCTCCACGATGATGGCTCCGTCGTCTGGAAAGACTCTCTTTTCCACAAACACCATAACCTCCACCTCCGCCTCTATAAGACGGCGGTGTCCCCCACCAAAGGAAACCTCCCGATTCTCTACTACTTTCATGGAGGCGGCTTCTGCGTCGGCTCTCGCACGTGGCCCAACTGCCATAACTGCTGCCTCCGTCTGGCGTCTGGGCTTGGCGCACTCGTGGTTGCACCGGACTTCCGCCTGGCCCCCGAGCACAGGCTGCCGGCGGCGGTGGAGGATGCAGTGAGCTCACTCAAGTGGCTACAAGGTCAAGCTGTATCGGAGGATTGCGAAGAGTGGCTGAGTGAAGGGGTTGACCTGGACCGGGTCTTCGTAGTGGGAGACTCGTCTGGAGGGAACATGGCGCACCAGGTGGCAGTTCAGATGGGGGCCGGTTTGCTAGAACTGGAGCCAATTCGGGTACGAGGTTTTGTGTTGATGGCGCCATTTTTTGGGGGAACAGTGAGAACAAGATCAGAGGAGGGTCCGAGTGATACTATGTTCAACTTAGAACTCTTTGACAG GTTTTGGAGGCTATCAATACCAGAAGGTGGGACAGCAGATCATCCTTTGGTAAACCCATTTGGACCTTGTAGTCCAAGCTTGGAGCCACTGAAGCTCAATCCCATCTTGGTGGTGGTTGGTGGTAATGAGCTATTGAAAGACAGGGCAGAGCAGTATGCCAAGAGGTTGAAAGAGATGGGAAAAGGAATTGAGTATGTGGAATTTAAGGGAGAGGGACATGGTTTCTTCACCAATGACCCATACTCTGATGCAGCTACTGCAGTTTTGCCTGTTATCAAGCGTTTTATTACTCAAAACTCCTAG
- the LOC100256389 gene encoding probable carboxylesterase 15, with protein MFEMGSIPYVVEDFQGVLQVYSDGSTLRSATLPFNIPVHDDGSVIWKDCAFDKHHNLHLRLYRPAVSDATAKLPILYYLHGGGFCVGSRTWPNCHNCCLRLASGLHALVVAPDFRLAPEHRLPAAMDDAWTSLKWLQTQALSKNCEAWLSEGVDLERVFVVGDSSGGNMAHHLAVQLGAGSPELEPVRVRGYVLMAPFFGGSVRTRSEEGPSEAMLNLAILDRFWRLSIPEGGTKDHPLANPFGPASPDLEPLKLDPILVVVGGNELLKDRAEDYAKRLKEMKKDIEYVEFEGKEHGFFTNDPYSEAGNAVLQLIKRFIS; from the exons ATGTTTGAAATGGGGTCCATTCCCTATGTAGTAGAAGACTTCCAAGGTGTCCTCCAAGTCTACAGTGATGGCTCCACTCTCCGGTCCGCTACCCTACCCTTCAACATTCCTGTCCACGACGATGGCTCCGTCATCTGGAAAGACTGTGCTTTCGACAAACACCACAATCTCCACCTCCGACTCTATAGGCCGGCAGTGTCCGACGCCACTGCCAAGCTCCCAATTCTCTACTACCTCCATGGAGGCGGCTTCTGCGTCGGCTCTCGCACGTGGCCCAACTGCCATAATTGCTGCCTCCGGCTAGCTTCGGGGCTTCATGCCCTTGTCGTGGCGCCAGACTTTCGGCTGGCACCGGAGCACAGGCTGCCGGCAGCTATGGACGATGCTTGGACCTCGCTCAAGTGGCTGCAGACTCAGGCTTTATCTAAAAACTGTGAAGCATGGCTGAGTGAAGGGGTAGACTTGGAGAGGGTTTTTGTAGTGGGCGATTCATCCGGAGGGAACATGGCACACCACTTGGCGGTTCAACTGGGGGCCGGTTCGCCGGAGCTGGAGCCGGTTCGTGTACGAGGTTATGTGTTGATGGCGCCTTTTTTTGGTGGGAGTGTGAGAACAAGATCCGAGGAGGGTCCAAGTGAAGCCATGTTGAATTTGGCGATCCTTGACAG GTTTTGGAGACTATCAATACCAGAAGGCGGCACAAAAGATCACCCATTGGCAAATCCATTTGGCCCTGCAAGCCCAGACCTAGAACCACTGAAGCTTGATCCCATCTTGGTAGTGGTAGGTGGAAATGAACTACTGAAAGATAGGGCAGAGGACTATGCAAAGAGGTtgaaagagatgaagaaagATATTGAGTACGTGGAGTTTGAAGGAAAAGAACATGGCTTCTTCACTAATGACCCTTACTCAGAAGCTGGGAATGCAGTTCTGCAACTCATCAAACGTTTCATATCCTAA